TCTGCATAGGAAAGTTGAGCTGACTGCACACTCTCTCCTAAGCAAAAACAATTCAGCATCACACTCTTCTGAACATAGAAATTGAGCTTCCTAGGATATCATGAAACAACGATAGAGCACTGTGGGAAGCATCCATATGTCTAATACAATATTTGTGCATCCATATGTAGAAATATTAGATGGTAAAACTCATTCAAACAACACTAAGCAACCATGTGAGTCAACTATAATAAGTCATGCACTAAGGAGTGACTTGTGATGGAATTCAACAAGCCAGCTAGATGCCTCAGTGATCAACAATGCCATGGTGCATACATTAATTCAGTAGTCACCATATATACCTTGAAATAAGGCCTCTTACAAAGTCTTTGCAGGTCATATTCAGATTGAAGATCCCTCTGTAATTTCTGTTTTTGGTAACAAAGGGTAATGTGCATATTGCAAATAGGTGTTAAAAATCACATGGTTAGAACTACGATGTTTATAATTGTATTATCATTACTGACCTACAAATTTAAACTTACCAATTGTAAACACTATTTACCATGTCATGCAAAATCTGCAGGTACTCCTCTCAGTTGCCTCACATtctaaagagaaaaaaatatatcaaaatatGTCAATATGAAAATAAGTTCATCTTCCTTTTTTTAGTGGTAATTGATCCAGATGTGCCTAccatgtacttttgtttattttcTATGAATGTGGTGTAAACTTATGGAAATTATGCACTTCATAATGTTCTCGAGAAATTTAGTGGCCAATCACAAGAAAAGGCAGCAGAAAAGATAATACTAAAGCAAAAGGaataacaaaaacaaacaaGGTACCAACAGAAGTTCGATGGAATGTTGCCACATTTAACATACAGCAAACCATGTGGCAGACTCCTCCATCGACATGGACCTACAGAAGGATGCTTTACAAGCCTCCGACTTCGGCCCTGGAAAATTCATGATAAGTATCAGATTTCCATTTTCCAACTTTTCTCATTGCAGACTTTGCCAAGAACAATCCTTGAGTGGTAATTTCCCGAGTACAAAGATGCATTTGCAATTTGTAAGGTCAGTTAACTATCTAGACAAGAAAATGGCATCTGAACATAACATACGAATATTACTCGCTGCTCAACagtttttttcttaataatGGGGTTCTCACCATGATAGGTCCTGCACAAATGTTCATGACATCTAACAATGttgaataataaaaaaacaatggaTCAAGTAGCCCGGGTAAGTAAAATCATTGGCAGCATAAAGGCTCAAATATATACAACTGGACTTCACTAACGTAGACCTCACTTTCATATTGTACCACTGAAATGAAAGCAGAGTTTGATCATAGTACTGTAAAATTCAATCAGATGATCACAAGCAACATATAAGCAATGTAAAGCtacaaacttcagtgtgaataAGTGAAGAACAGTAATTGTTTGAGAAAATGTAGCAAAATTTCATGTTTCTTGGAAGGTCTATGGTACAAAAATGATCTGACTAGGTAACTCTTTTAACAGGTAATACAGAACATCAACTACTCAAATACCTCATACTTAATGGGATTTCCCAACTTACAATGATTTCAAGACAACAAAGATGTCATAAAAGTCACCAAGCAAGTAACTACAACTGCTATCTAGAAGTAATAGCCGAGGAAACCATACTCCTCAACTCAGCTAGATGTTCATCAGTTGATATGTTCAGTGTAAGCCTTAGATTAGTCAACAAAGCCTCCTGCTCCCAGCTAATTGACCCACAAACATACAATGCCAACATTGTTGCACGATAAGCATGCAACTCCAGCAAATGGGTATCTTCCTTTGGTATAATCTTATCATGTTGAGATGTTTCTCTTTCAGATACGGCAGCTTCAGCACCATCAGTTCTACTACAGATATCACCAGTTTGGTAGGCTGAGTAAAAGTGTCGTGAACTACAGGGACTACTGCTTGGACTACAACTACCAACAGAGGATGAGATACTCTCGGTGTCACTAGGATAAGCACTTGTTAAAGGACGGAATTTATTTTCAGTATCCACATTTACCCCAGCCAAGTTAGTTGTATGAACACCATTTTTTCTCTTATTTAAGGAAGCATGCATGTATTTTTCACCCAGCATTAAGCATGGGGAATCAACAGCATCTACCTTTTCAGCCAAACGAGGAGAAACTCCAGCAACCAGCGCTGCGTGCCTTCCATCTCTATGGGGTGTCTGTAATCTCTTCATGCCTCTAGTCACTTCACTGCACTGGGTTGGGTGTGTAATAGCAGATGATTTTCTCTTCATGCCTCTAGACTTATCACCCTCCAAAGCTTTTTGGTTCTTCAGTAGAAGATTGTTGTCCATTGCACAATATGGCTGCCTTTGCTTGCCAAAATTGCTTCCAAGATTTCCAGATTTTGGTTGACCTCTGAATGAACCACCGAAGCACTTTGTAGAATCCTGAAATCAATTGGAGACAAGTCATTAGGATGTTTTATCGATACATTAAAATCGAATTTTCAATAACAGATTTGCTGAAGATAAGACAGTGGCAATCTGCCAGCTGATTTATTCAACTTAAGGAAATAAAGTAGCTTATTCTACTtttcagtaaaaaaaactaatcatgaataattccatatCATGAATTTGAAGGAATGGACCATTACCTTCTGAAGAACAGTCCATTTGCCATCTTTCCAATGCTTCCTCAACCGAAGTTCCGACGCATGTGTTCTCAGCTCCAGCGAAGATCCGAGGAGCCTGACGAGATAGAAATCCTTGCCAAGCACTCTCACCATCTCAGCAATCTTCCATGAGTAGCTATCAAAGGCCTCAAGGATGTCGCCCACAGCCCAGCATACTGAATCGTCTCGAGGGGGGCAAGGCCTTATCAACCTTCTCTGCACCCTCTCGACAGCGGCGCAAGAGTCAACTGGAGAAGGATCATATCTCACATAGAAGCTCTGCCCATTGCCTAATACAATCTCAGCACCCCTCCAAGAACCTAGGGGCACCTCCGCTTCCTGCAACACCTCCACCTTGCTCCCTTTGACCAACTTCATCAACCTGTTTCCTTTCCAAAACTggcacaaacaaaaaaaaagaacagtaaTAATCAATAATCTAGCAAAGTGGATTACGGGATGAATCacaatacaatttttttttcaacttctacaagGTCTAATGCAGATTACACAGAAAAAAACGTATCCTAGTTTATAACATTGCTAAAATCACAACAGATTGCAATGCGAAATCTGAAATATGCTATGAACAAGGATTCGTGAATCAATAAATTGTTTTGACTATTGCCCTATATAGATCACTACTTAACGCAATTTAGGTTGTGGAAATCGGAAGCATTACATCCGGAGCATACGGGTCTATCGATCTATTACAAGAACAAAACTCGCAATGGATCACATAGGCCGATCGAAATAACCGCACGGACCATCCATCACCTCAGCAACAGCGATTTTGCGGCAGATTGCAGCAAAATCAGAACAACTATCCCGCCCGGAAATcgaacaaaccaaacaaaaataaGAGAAATACACCACCCCCAAAACAGCAACTCTAACAAACTACGAACTCCAACCAAGCGATTCcccccaaaaagaaaaacaacagcaATCACAACACAAGAGGCGCAAGAACAGCGCCACGACGATACCAGACCACGCGCACCAAGACGATCTAAACCAAGCGTCAAATCAAACCCGAGCACCGACCAAAGCAAGAACATTTGAACTGGTCAATCGGGACCAAAGCAAACAGTAGAGCATATCAATCACCACCCCCCAAAATTTCACCGCGGCTCCAccccttctcccctccccttttCCTCCCCAATTCCCGCACAGGAACAACaccaaaaaagagaaaaaaagaaaagaaaatgaacacAAAATCGGAAGGGGTCACGAACCTTGCGAGCTGCGATCCCGGCAGCGGCCGAGAGGGGCGACGAGAAATCGCCGCGAGAACTCCCTCTCCTCGCGCTGTGGATTGGGCGAGGGCAACAAAAATTCGTGAAGCGAAACGAGGAAATCTTTTGCTGCTGCTAATGCGGTGtgatttcttctctctctttttttctctctcttcttcttcttgtgatTAAACTCGCTATTAATCCGTGATGCGGCCGCGGTTATATGTGAGGGTGGGATGGGATCGCGTGGGATCTCGGCCGTCGGATCGGAACGGCGCTGGAGCGCGGCAGCTGCTGGCCGTCCGATCGAGATCGGATGGCCAGCGGAGGATAGGGTTCTTGGTGGCGATGCTGCCACCGGTGAGAGTCGGTGACTGGCTGGCTGTCggtttttttttgctgttgCAAGCCGATTTCTTTTCCTGTTCGGAGAAGGGTCGGTGACCGATGGGGTTTTGTGgtcattttgtttgtttttatacTTTTAAAGTACTGAGAGAATATTTGTTGATATGTGACTGATCGTCGAGAAATGTAATATTGACATTATTGGTATGATATTAAGGAATTTATAGTTATGTTATTCATCTTTTAATTAGGTATTTGTTAAATAGGCATTCAAAATATAAATGTATATAACATTTCTTTGATACCTGAGGAATGGTCATAAATCATCCatagcatatttttttaatggtttGTTGAAAATCTAAAATAGAATGATGAGTTGTAAACTTAGCTTTTACGTATGTGTGAGCTTGTCACCGAAAACTACGTCACTACCTACAATAAATGAAATAGGCATGTTACTGATCAGGTACTATATCTTTAATGTCTATTTCGGTAAATATTATAGTTTTGCAAATGAATTATTATAATAAATATAGGGGTGTTGAATAAAAGTTTTGGTGCGTTGGCAACTCATTCATGCTAGCATTTTTTATATCAAATTGAGTGCAAGTATATAACTTTTTGATTTTTAGAAAATACAGATACGCACCATAGTCGCACTTTTGCTGTACGAGTGTATAATTATATGTGTATAATTATATTCACTATAATTTTTACAGATTGTAAGTATAGTTATGCATCAACTACTCTACGATTGTAACTCCAATGCTTCCTTTGCtgagagtttttttaaaaaaaatttctagctTAAATAGTAGCCAAGGTTTAGCGCATAAATTGTACTCCTAGAATTCATTCGTTGGGTTGCTTCTGGCTTGGCAGTCAAGTTTAGGAGCAAACCGTCAGTTTTGCTTTGCTTCATCACTTGGCTTTCATATTCCTTGCGGTGCAGGAAAGGACGAGTGGATGACCaacaaagaaaaacaataaaaacTGCACAaagataagttttttttacagaTTAATCAACCAACAAAAACTAGATTAATTCGAGATAGTATGAGTTGGACACAAAGGGTACAACATTCCTCAGCACTTGGCTTTCAAGCCTTGTTTGGTCGGATGCAACGGGTGGCTCCCATTGGCCTGGCCAAATTTTAAAAGAGACATCTCGGATTTTTGTTGCGTTTATTAGGACACATGAAATTTCTTTCGCCAGAATTTGCATGGtttcaattttctttttctgaattgAGCTTTTGTGTTTGTGGCCGTGTGTGCAGAGTTGCAGATTATATAGTAACCATCCAAAAGCCTATCTCACTGGATAGATCATACTTTTCTGGTGTAATAGATGGATACCTTTTGTGATAACGTATGATAATATTATTAATAATATGGTTGTTGCGATAGTGAAACAGTGACAGTTCGGTCTGCCATTGACATCCACAAGAATTTGGTTTCTGGGTGTCAAAATCGACCAAAACAAATTATGGTTAGACATTTTTTTGTCGAAATGGCTACGATTACGACAAACGAATTGCCATGGAATGGAGTTTGGCTTTAACTTCTTGTCTGGCACAGCTAGTGCTGGATCTAGAGTTTGTAAGTTAAATTACAGTggattaaaattttatatttactttaaaacaagaaaaaaattattcatCTAAATACTATcaatgtaatcatggattgtaaTGTAATCATGTAAAATTATCAATGTAATCATGGATCTAAATATTATAAATGTAATCATATATATTTACTTGTATGAACTATCATTTGACCCTTTATACACCGGGGGATGCAATCGAAGCACAGAATAAAAGGATAACTTACAACAGAGGTATATGCACAACACAAACTGGAGGCAAGCAAAGAAATCACATGTTCTCTTTTTCGCCGGGCCAGCAAAAGAAACCGGCCAAGTTTTGTATTAAGAAGGAGAGAAAGTTTTACAACAGACCCTAGACCAGAAAAGGCTTAGGCTACAGAAAAACTTCACATCGATTTAGACAACAAACAAGCACAGCTGCTAAAACCTCAGCAAATTAGCTGCCAGCGAAATCACATATTCATGTGTATAGAATTTGGAAGAATAGCATCAGATGTAAGTATTATACATGCTTAGTGTAGGAAAAGAGTACACACTTCCTTTGTATACAAACTGTAATGGTCGCCAAATCATCTCATCTCCAATCTAAAGTTCAAAGAATATCTATACCGAAAACAGCTACCCTTTTCAGGGGAAACCAAAAAAATATAACTGTAGTAGATGAGCTTCTTGCTGTGGTAATCTTTTTGTAACTTAATGTCTCTGTGTTTTACTTGATCATGCCTGATCTAGTTCACTTGTATTTTGTTTTCTCTATAAACTCTACATTGTGGCGTCAGATCCACTTGAAACACCCATTGGTTATCAATCTGCATACATCAGAAAAATCATTGACGTCAGAAAGCATTTGGGTGCGAAAGCAAACATAACCATATTTATGCAAAATCACAATGACGGGTGCAAGCTAAAACACAGGGTAGAGAGGTGCCTTGCATATATGGGTAGAAAGAGGGAGCTTATGCCCCAACAGTGAGGCCTTAAGGGGAAGGACCCTATCTACAATGAGCAATCAAATATATAAGAAGGCCTAGATTGCCAAGTCATTGCAAAATCAGTTTATGTGTATTGCAGTTGAAAGCACATTTCGATCTGGTGTCACACTTCTTAATCAACTGATGATTGCTATAAAAAATTGGTTCATCGGTCACGAGGTAGAGTAACCATAGCAAAGAAATTGATGTGGTTTAGTAGTGGTGGCATACAAAGGGACTGCTCTGAGGACAAGTGCATAACATCCCATGTTGCACTGCGATGTCACAACAGAGCATATTTTCTACAGCGATAACTGatcgaataaaaaaaagatatatatgtatgtgacaGAACTCCAGGATGCAAAAACAAGCGTTGAAACTGCAAAGTGGAGAAAATCCATTTATGAGGAGTGAAAGACTTTAGGAGCCTCAGGGAAGCATCTTTAGCATCGGATGCTGGAGATGATCCCCATTGCATGCTAAAGTTCTTTTCAAGTTCGACCATTGTGTATATTATATTCCTATCACATCACATGTAATCAGCTGTCAATTTCTCTCAAACAATGTCAATTATTTCATCAATAAAAGTTTACCCTACTGGTTGAACCAATCTGTCCCATTATTTCtttacaaaatataaatatagcttATACTAATTTATGGTTGTTTCTCTTTTGCGAGTACAAATCGGACGCACGCACACTAAGGATAAAGCAAACTCAAAGAGACAGGAAGGAAGGTTGGAGGTTGATTACCATAAACAAGGATCAATCTTTCTCTAACCCAGATCCTCCAACATCTCTTCCTCATAAGCAACAAAAGCTTGCATGTAACTAACAGGATTTTTTATGATTGGCAACTAGTTAAGACTATCAGTTTATGTCTTCTTGTTTTTGCCGTACTTCCATTTCACCAAAGGTAAAGAAACATTTTGCAAAAGAAGTGCTGAAGCAACTATATTTCATGAATTTCTTTTTGAAACAGGAGTTCTAGCACTCACATTAGAGGGGATGGACTGCCATAGTAGCATGCCAATCATCCCCAATATCCAATAACTCGAGTGGTCGGGAGCTTAAACTGTTAAACAACCTCCTCACCACCAGACCATTCGTCTTTCCTCTTGAATTAATTCTAGTGCAGATCTGCAAATCAGTTATTTTCGCTAAGATCGGACTGAGCAAGAAGGAAAAGGGCTAATCCTGACGGGAAATCAAACGATCTCAAAGGAGAAAGGAACAAAATTGATGCACCCAAGGGAATATATTAGTCTGCTTGTACTGACGAGGATTGCGGAAACATCCCAAAAAAAAGCAAATTCAGCAACGAAATTTACAAGCAAGCAAGAAGAAACAAGAGGAGTAGAGAGTTACAGATTGCAGTGAGACGATACCAGTCTTGATATTGTTGGGATTATTAAGCATTTTCCTGAAACCATTTCGGATCGTTGctcaaaaattttcaacttgatGCTGGGATGTGATTCGTAAATAGATCATACAGACAAGAAGCGCACTTTTTCCAAGAAATGGGGGCAAGATTCGATCAGATCATGCTCACGCCGCGACGATCGCTATCCTACTGAGCTAATTAGCATCTCGCCATCGacatagagagagagatatggAGATTAGTTGGTGCTCACCGAAGAGGCTCAAGAGGCGGAGAgccagaggaggagggcgcAGAGGATCAGCACGAGCGGGATGCAGTGCACGGCGCGCTgcagcgcccgcgcccgcgccgcctccctccgccccgccgccgacTGCGGGTCGCACGTCGGCAGCCCCACTCCTTCgatctctccgccgccgccgctgccgccctccgACGACACGCGCGCCCCGCTCGACGACCGCCGCATCACCCCCGCCTCGGCGCCTCCTGTCCTCGCCGACCGATCAACAGCGcggggcggcgaggcgaggcgaccgCAACACGCAAGTCGGCGACCCTGCGCTGCGCTGCGCGcgtgccggcgacgacgagctcctcgccttcctcttcgccgccgccgccgccgccgcgttggcGTCGTCTTCTTGACGCGTCTCTGACCGGTTCGGCTAACTACCCACTCCTACTGCTAGATGGGCCCCACATCTCTCCTACTGATATTGAGCCCAACAAAGACCACGTATTATGGGCCTAAAGTTCCAGCCCattttatttatgaaataagttcacttcagaTCCCTCATCTTAACGTCCCGTTTGAAATCGCGCGTCCCTGAACCACAAtatcatatacttcctccgtttcacaaacggatgaagtataatGTATCCCTCAACTTGTGATGCCATATTACACGAGGTCCCATAATAGTATTGTGCACCGGGTTCAACTAACGTGACGATTTGACCGCGATCAACTTGGCTGAGTTggtgtgggacccacctatcagTCTCACactcctcttttcttcttccattttcttcttctttttctaggCTTCTCGCTCTATGCTCCATGACAGGACACAACGCGGCACCGACACCGGTGACCACCTAGACTCCGACGAGGATGGTGGTGATAGTGGCGAAGCACGGGTGCGTCCCTCGGACATTGGATAATCCGGTATTGCAGtcatgttcttttctccaacaagagttggattaagattaagattttcgtggcacgcggtgcgtttcgtgcaaaaactttctatatgaaagttgctctaaaatatcatattaatatatttttcaagtttgtaataattaaaactcaatcaatcatatgttaataccatctcattttacataaaaaacttaatcttaatcttcatcttcggaCAAAAGAACACCATGCAAAAGTGAAAACTCGACGTAAAAATAGAGAAACcgaaagtgaacttattttattttatttatgggCTAGAACTGAGGACAAAATGGGCCCAGACGAAGAGAGACGGCCCATTTGGATTCTGGACTCTGCGAAACCAAAAATCCCACGGAGAGGAGGGCAGAGGTGGGAGCGAAAATATCCGAAGAGAGAGCTCGCGGAAATGGCGGCGATGGTGGgggcgccgctcgccgtggccgcggccgccgccgcgccagggGCGCGAGTGTTCCTGGCAcggccgctcctccgccgctcgccgcggggCGTCGCCTGCGCCCTTCGCCGGAGGCCCTCCAAGTACAAGGTCACCTCGCAGTCACTGCTTCCTCCTCTAaacccctcttcttcttcttttttttttactgtagaTGTAGATAGAGTAGTGTAGATGAGATGGCGCCCTGCGAGCGACTGGAAATTCGGGTTGGTGAATTGCTGAATTTGTTGCGTTTTACACCTACTCATCGAGAGGAGTTGCAGAATCGTTTATAGTGTTTTCCTTATCGTACTGACCTTATCTTATTCTGTAGTTGGAGAATattatcgatttttttttttgtttgttgcaTGCATATCTTTATCTCGGATGTGTTTGAGATTTATGTGTCTGTCCCCTAAATGTTCCCTCACGTAAGCTGTGGCTGGAAGGGTTGTTGATAAAATGTTATGTATTCCAGAATAAAATCCAGAATGAGGAGGTTGTAGTAGAGGATGATAttggcggtggtggtgaagaCGATGACGACGCGCTGGAAGCACTTTTTAAGCAGTTGGAAGAAGATCTCAAGAATGATGATTTGTCTGttgaggatgatgacgatggaATTTCAGAAGAAGATATGGCAAGATTTGAGCAGGAGTTGGCAGAGGCAATCGGGGATATTGCTGATGCTGATGAATCTGGAGAGGGTTCGTCATTAGGCTCTGAGGCTTATGGGAATGATGAAAAAACGGATGAAATCAAACGGCCAGAGCTGAAAAACTGGCAACTTAAGAGGCTGGCTCGTGCTCTCAAAATAGGTCGCCGTAAAACTAGTGTGAGTAGATAAATATCCACTTGGATTCTAATTAATTTCCATTTCTGAAATCTGTTAGTTTCTGTTTGTAGGAAGCGTTCCTTTATAGTAGTAATAGGTATATATCCAAACTTTAAATTAtcgaaggtttttttttctgttgtctTATATGAATTGTTTCCATTGCAGATAAAGAATCTTGCAGGGGAACTAGGCCTGGATAGGACTTTGGTCATTGAATTGCTCCGAAATCCACCTCCAAAACTTCTATTCATGTCTGATTCTTTGCCTGATGAAGACCCTTCTAAACCTGAAATCAAGGAAATAGAGCCCTCTCCAGTAGTTGATAACGCTGATGTCACTGAAACCAAGCCACAGACGGAACTTCCTGTTCATGTCATGTGCGCAGAATGGTCTTCACAGAAAAGATTAAAAAAGGTGCAACTGGAGACATTAGAAAGAGtctactcccgaaccaaacGCCCTACAGTAAGTGAATTTTCCACTATGATCATCCTTTTCATTCAGTGGAGTACATTTCACTTCATTGCTTAAATTTTATGTTTGTTCTTGCATTGGATCCAGAATACAATGATCAGCAGCATAGTTCAAGTGACAAGCCTTCCACGGAAGACCATTGTTAAGTGGTTTGAGGATAGAAGGGAACAGGATGGGGTACCTGACCATCGAGTTGCATTCAAGAGATCCCTATCTGAGACCATAGCTAGTTGATAATTACTTCAAATTAGCATGTATGATGGTTTCCTCTTTGAACTATTTGCAAATtctaaatttgaatttttgaagtaGAAGAATTTCTGCAAGCCCAATATGGAGTATGTTTTATATTAGTACTCCCATATCAACCAATGTGACAGGTACAACTCTTAATTGCCACTTTGATAATTTTATTTGTTGCACTCTGGACCACCATTTTGACTATTAGCTTCAGTGAAAGTCGGCTTGGGTTCTGTTGACCAGATCTTGATTTTCTGAATGATAAATGTCACAATAGATTCTGTCTTGTTCTTGCTTAGATTGGTTTTCTTATTGGAAGCAAGGCGTTTCACATAATCTTTTCTCTAGTCTGGTTTTTTGGGATATGTGCCCAGTAATCCcgtatatgtttttcttttatgccAGAAGTATTAAGGGTGCGTTGGTTCCTGGGGGATTGGGTGAGAAAGCCCATTGTATTCCGCGCGCacacttcccaaactactaaccggtgcattttttgcaaaaattttctataggaaagttgctttaaaaaatcatattaatctatttttaaaatttaaaatagttaatactcagttaatcatgcgctaatggctcatcttattttgcgtatcttccGAATCTTCTCAATCCACttctcctcaaactcaccctaagTGTAGGGATTTAAGATGAAGTTGTATGCCAGTAAGTTTGGGAAGGCAGCGACAGAGTAGCTGACACGATTGTGTTAAATGTTTTAACGTTCACATTTTTGAGTTGAATGTTTGTGGTCCACGATAGGTGACTTTTAGTACTCTATTAGATCAAACCCATGCTTTGCCTTACTTTAATCGAAATCGTGTTGCTATTTTCAATGTGAGTAGTTTGGGCTTGTGGTCAGC
The Oryza sativa Japonica Group chromosome 6, ASM3414082v1 DNA segment above includes these coding regions:
- the LOC4341451 gene encoding uncharacterized protein isoform X2; protein product: MKLVKGSKVEVLQEAEVPLGSWRGAEIVLGNGQSFYVRYDPSPVDSCAAVERVQRRLIRPCPPRDDSVCWAVGDILEAFDSYSWKIAEMVRVLGKDFYLVRLLGSSLELRTHASELRLRKHWKDGKWTVLQKDSTKCFGGSFRGQPKSGNLGSNFGKQRQPYCAMDNNLLLKNQKALEGDKSRGMKRKSSAITHPTQCSEVTRGMKRLQTPHRDGRHAALVAGVSPRLAEKGRSRRLVKHPSVGPCRWRSLPHGLLYVKCGNIPSNFCWYLVCFCYSFCFSIIFSAAFSCDWPLNFSRTL
- the LOC4341451 gene encoding uncharacterized protein isoform X1, with amino-acid sequence MKLVKGSKVEVLQEAEVPLGSWRGAEIVLGNGQSFYVRYDPSPVDSCAAVERVQRRLIRPCPPRDDSVCWAVGDILEAFDSYSWKIAEMVRVLGKDFYLVRLLGSSLELRTHASELRLRKHWKDGKWTVLQKDSTKCFGGSFRGQPKSGNLGSNFGKQRQPYCAMDNNLLLKNQKALEGDKSRGMKRKSSAITHPTQCSEVTRGMKRLQTPHRDGRHAALVAGVSPRLAEKVDAVDSPCLMLGEKYMHASLNKRKNGVHTTNLAGVNVDTENKFRPLTSAYPSDTESISSSVGSCSPSSSPCSSRHFYSAYQTGDICSRTDGAEAAVSERETSQHDKIIPKEDTHLLELHAYRATMLALYVCGSISWEQEALLTNLRLTLNISTDEHLAELRSMVSSAITSR
- the LOC4341453 gene encoding protein OVEREXPRESSOR OF CATIONIC PEROXIDASE 3; this translates as MAAMVGAPLAVAAAAAAPGARVFLARPLLRRSPRGVACALRRRPSKYKNKIQNEEVVVEDDIGGGGEDDDDALEALFKQLEEDLKNDDLSVEDDDDGISEEDMARFEQELAEAIGDIADADESGEGSSLGSEAYGNDEKTDEIKRPELKNWQLKRLARALKIGRRKTSIKNLAGELGLDRTLVIELLRNPPPKLLFMSDSLPDEDPSKPEIKEIEPSPVVDNADVTETKPQTELPVHVMCAEWSSQKRLKKVQLETLERVYSRTKRPTNTMISSIVQVTSLPRKTIVKWFEDRREQDGVPDHRVAFKRSLSETIAS